One window from the genome of Pelodictyon luteolum DSM 273 encodes:
- a CDS encoding 2,3,4,5-tetrahydropyridine-2,6-dicarboxylate N-succinyltransferase, whose protein sequence is MGAYDALREEILGFSALGAQALQEMAAAREAFLRFKALLNDGSIRAAEKGASGWTVNTWVKQGILLGMKLGRLEAGRVETGVPGSSFSFIDKDTWPLKSFTLESGVRIVPGGSSVRDGSYLAPSVVMMPPAYVNVGAYVDEGTMIDSHALVGSCAQVGRRVHLSAGVQVGGVLEPIGAVPVIIEDDVMVGGNCGIYEGTIVKERAVIGTGVIINGSTPVYDLARGTVHRKTADSPLVIPEGAVVVAGSRGLKGDFAEEHGLSIYTPVIIKYRDTKTDAATALEDALR, encoded by the coding sequence ATGGGGGCATACGACGCATTGAGAGAGGAGATTCTGGGATTTTCAGCACTGGGGGCCCAAGCTCTGCAGGAGATGGCTGCTGCACGGGAAGCGTTCCTGCGCTTCAAGGCGCTCCTCAACGACGGTTCGATCCGGGCCGCTGAAAAGGGCGCTTCAGGCTGGACGGTCAACACATGGGTGAAGCAGGGCATCCTGCTCGGCATGAAACTTGGCCGCCTTGAGGCGGGCCGGGTCGAGACCGGTGTTCCCGGCTCTTCATTTTCGTTCATCGACAAGGATACATGGCCGCTGAAGTCCTTCACGCTGGAGAGCGGCGTGCGCATTGTGCCCGGCGGATCGTCCGTACGCGACGGCTCCTACCTCGCCCCTTCCGTGGTGATGATGCCTCCCGCCTATGTGAACGTCGGCGCCTATGTCGACGAGGGCACCATGATTGACTCCCACGCGCTCGTCGGAAGCTGCGCTCAGGTGGGGCGGCGCGTCCATCTTTCCGCCGGGGTTCAGGTCGGTGGCGTACTTGAGCCCATCGGCGCAGTGCCGGTCATCATCGAGGACGATGTTATGGTCGGCGGCAACTGCGGTATCTACGAAGGGACCATCGTCAAGGAACGGGCAGTAATCGGCACAGGCGTCATCATCAACGGTTCCACGCCGGTCTATGATCTCGCCCGGGGCACCGTCCACCGAAAAACGGCGGATTCGCCGCTGGTCATCCCGGAAGGAGCTGTGGTCGTTGCCGGCTCAAGAGGCCTCAAGGGTGACTTCGCCGAAGAGCACGGCCTGTCAATCTACACGCCTGTGATCATCAAGTACCGCGACACGAAGACCGATGCGGCAACTGCACTCGAAGACGCCCTCCGCTGA
- a CDS encoding S41 family peptidase, whose protein sequence is MRQLHSKTPSAERMGTAPFGSLKAVAFIAAGLFALGAAAPGAASTRDDRYFETARSIDLMGDVTRQVAESYVDTVDISRMLYSGIDGMLETLDPYSVFLDSEESRELGDLTSNQYAGIGVTIAALDGSIYVTSVEKGWPAETAGLRTGDRLTAINGVLLAGKSLDAVRELIRGNVGSPVTLRVQRHGTEPFTCRLVREEVRLSTVGHAAFLDGNGGIAYISLTSFADRSGVDLKSALGQLQREAVSRAIPMQGIILDLRENPGGLLDAAVDVTGSFVAKGSPVVSIRGRSAAASRSYATSGPPFDASLPLAVLINARSASAAEIVAGAVQDLDRGVIIGERSFGKGLVQSVIRLPYENALKLTTAKYYTPSGRLIQKEAGDAHGSRDVLPRKKAGEGSAEVFRTASNRKVFGGGGILPDIIATDPEPSPYLESLERKGLLFLHAALWRASHPQPPAPADSAALVQSFSGFLETQEFTYRSLADRKLEELKKLLAGEKTDAAKQAMAVYRTMEVEIAAGREREIGRASGEVYTALREEVLRHYDERLAAMEGLRHDPVVRKASEIIARSRTYRKLLSR, encoded by the coding sequence ATGCGGCAACTGCACTCGAAGACGCCCTCCGCTGAGCGCATGGGAACGGCGCCCTTTGGTTCCCTGAAGGCAGTTGCGTTCATTGCAGCAGGCCTTTTCGCTCTGGGGGCCGCTGCCCCCGGTGCGGCATCCACGCGTGACGACCGGTACTTTGAAACTGCCCGCAGCATTGATCTCATGGGCGATGTCACCCGTCAGGTTGCAGAGAGTTATGTCGACACGGTCGACATCAGCCGGATGCTGTATTCCGGCATTGACGGCATGCTCGAAACCCTTGACCCCTACTCAGTCTTTCTCGACAGCGAAGAGTCCCGGGAACTCGGGGACCTCACCAGCAACCAGTATGCCGGCATCGGCGTCACCATCGCCGCTCTGGACGGCAGCATCTATGTCACTTCGGTCGAGAAGGGCTGGCCGGCCGAAACGGCCGGCCTAAGGACGGGAGACCGTCTCACCGCCATCAACGGCGTCCTCCTAGCCGGCAAATCCCTTGATGCCGTGCGCGAGCTGATCCGGGGTAATGTCGGCTCACCCGTCACCCTGCGGGTTCAGCGGCATGGAACTGAACCCTTCACATGCCGGCTCGTTCGCGAAGAGGTTCGGCTGAGCACTGTCGGGCATGCAGCTTTCCTCGACGGGAATGGAGGGATTGCCTACATTTCACTGACCAGTTTTGCCGACCGGTCAGGTGTGGATCTCAAAAGCGCGCTCGGACAGCTGCAGCGGGAGGCGGTGAGCCGCGCCATCCCGATGCAGGGCATCATCCTCGATCTCAGGGAAAACCCCGGAGGCCTGCTTGACGCCGCAGTCGACGTTACCGGATCGTTTGTTGCAAAAGGAAGCCCGGTGGTATCCATCCGCGGACGTTCCGCCGCGGCATCCCGTTCCTATGCAACCTCCGGCCCGCCTTTCGATGCATCCCTTCCCCTGGCAGTTCTCATCAATGCCCGCAGTGCCTCGGCAGCTGAAATCGTCGCAGGAGCTGTGCAGGATCTCGACCGCGGCGTCATAATCGGTGAGCGTTCCTTCGGCAAAGGGCTCGTGCAGTCGGTCATCCGCCTGCCCTATGAAAATGCCCTCAAGCTGACCACCGCCAAGTACTATACCCCGTCGGGCCGCCTCATCCAGAAAGAGGCTGGAGATGCGCACGGCTCACGTGATGTCCTGCCCAGAAAAAAAGCCGGGGAAGGGTCGGCTGAGGTGTTCAGAACCGCAAGCAACCGGAAGGTGTTCGGTGGTGGCGGAATCCTTCCCGACATCATTGCCACAGATCCCGAACCGTCCCCATACCTTGAATCGCTTGAGAGGAAAGGACTGCTGTTCCTGCATGCAGCTCTGTGGCGTGCATCGCATCCCCAGCCGCCGGCCCCTGCCGACAGTGCGGCGCTTGTTCAGAGCTTCAGCGGGTTCCTTGAGACGCAGGAGTTCACGTACCGTTCTCTCGCCGACAGGAAGCTGGAGGAACTGAAGAAGCTTCTTGCCGGGGAAAAAACGGATGCAGCCAAACAGGCGATGGCAGTGTACCGTACAATGGAGGTTGAGATTGCTGCCGGGCGGGAGCGCGAGATCGGCCGTGCGTCAGGAGAGGTTTACACTGCCCTTAGGGAGGAGGTTCTTCGCCATTACGACGAACGGCTTGCCGCCATGGAGGGGCTCCGTCACGATCCCGTGGTGCGGAAGGCCAGCGAGATCATCGCCAGGTCGCGCACCTACCGCAAACTGCTCAGCCGCTGA
- a CDS encoding DUF3593 domain-containing protein — protein sequence MLLSLPNWIIHVFSSLEWGGAAFLLFRHGSLSGRPALRIFGLSMLPHWVGSFFVLGYHATGDAIPFMLDMSEVINLFGSIALLLATMNILRRLPKPAESGITASVFIGTMLIAGRPQSWMGEDVFDLILQLSSVVYLTFLVLLVMVWKRDRTVFSGVTVGGFWFVLVFILVTVGCMYVATGIRGYPTLSHDDLLHGAAESLLSISNLLIAIGAQKSITQDRLKRTGRPLSG from the coding sequence ATGCTGCTATCCCTGCCGAACTGGATCATCCACGTTTTCTCATCGCTGGAATGGGGGGGTGCCGCATTTCTCCTGTTCCGCCATGGGTCCCTGTCGGGAAGGCCTGCCCTCAGAATCTTCGGCCTGTCCATGCTTCCGCACTGGGTTGGAAGTTTTTTCGTGCTCGGATACCATGCCACCGGTGACGCCATCCCCTTCATGCTCGATATGTCGGAGGTCATCAACCTGTTTGGAAGCATCGCCCTTCTTCTGGCGACCATGAACATTCTGAGGCGTCTGCCGAAACCCGCTGAGAGCGGAATAACCGCCTCCGTGTTCATCGGCACGATGCTCATCGCCGGACGGCCGCAATCATGGATGGGGGAGGATGTGTTCGACCTTATCCTGCAGCTCTCAAGCGTCGTCTACCTGACGTTTCTCGTACTGCTCGTGATGGTATGGAAACGGGATCGGACGGTGTTTTCGGGAGTAACGGTCGGAGGGTTCTGGTTCGTGCTTGTCTTCATCCTGGTGACAGTCGGATGCATGTATGTGGCAACCGGGATAAGAGGGTACCCGACCCTCTCGCACGATGACCTTCTGCACGGGGCGGCAGAAAGCCTCCTGAGCATCAGCAACCTCCTGATCGCCATCGGGGCGCAGAAAAGCATCACACAGGACCGGCTGAAGCGGACGGGCCGTCCTCTCAGCGGCTGA
- a CDS encoding geranylgeranyl diphosphate reductase, translating into MRYDVAVIGGGPSGAVAAAVLAKAGLSTILLERNLENVKPCGGAIPLGLIEEFSIPPELVEKKLSHMRARSPKGRTIEMHMPNGYVGMVRREKFDRWLRSEAEKAGAVVMEGLMDSLMPTGEGWLISTLGNKVEPFEATHIIGADGANSKTADELGFPPNELKVIAMQQRFHYTPEIEKFRDIVEIWFDGEVSPDFYGWIFPKADHLAIGTGTEDRKHSIKALQKRFVEKIGIKTESYLDEAAKIPMKPRKMFAAEKNILVGDAAGLVTPANGEGIFFAMRSGKLGAEAMVRHIKSGAPLSAYEQEFRKLYQPIFFGLEALQAIYYRNDRLRESFVAICADDDVQRITFDSYLYKKMVPAPWSVQMKIFSKNIYHLLKGR; encoded by the coding sequence ATGCGTTACGATGTCGCAGTGATAGGCGGAGGTCCTTCCGGGGCCGTTGCCGCAGCAGTTCTGGCTAAGGCGGGGCTTTCGACCATCCTGCTCGAGCGGAACCTCGAGAATGTGAAACCCTGCGGCGGAGCCATACCGCTTGGGCTCATCGAAGAGTTCTCCATTCCGCCGGAACTGGTTGAAAAGAAGCTCTCGCACATGCGCGCCCGCTCCCCGAAAGGGCGCACGATCGAAATGCACATGCCGAACGGATATGTGGGAATGGTTCGCCGCGAGAAATTCGACCGATGGCTGCGCAGCGAAGCCGAGAAGGCTGGCGCCGTCGTCATGGAAGGCCTGATGGACAGCCTCATGCCGACCGGTGAAGGGTGGCTCATATCCACGCTCGGAAACAAAGTCGAGCCGTTCGAGGCAACGCACATCATCGGTGCCGACGGAGCCAACTCGAAAACCGCCGACGAACTTGGGTTCCCGCCGAACGAGCTGAAGGTCATCGCCATGCAGCAGCGGTTCCACTACACCCCGGAAATCGAAAAATTCCGCGACATCGTCGAAATCTGGTTTGACGGAGAGGTCTCCCCCGACTTCTATGGATGGATCTTCCCGAAAGCGGACCATCTTGCCATCGGCACCGGCACCGAGGACCGCAAGCACAGCATCAAGGCCCTGCAGAAGCGGTTTGTGGAGAAAATCGGCATTAAGACGGAGTCGTACCTCGACGAGGCCGCAAAAATCCCCATGAAGCCCCGAAAGATGTTCGCCGCTGAAAAGAACATCCTCGTCGGTGATGCGGCCGGACTTGTGACGCCGGCCAACGGTGAGGGCATATTTTTCGCAATGCGTTCGGGAAAGCTCGGTGCCGAGGCAATGGTTCGCCACATCAAGTCCGGCGCACCGCTCAGCGCCTATGAGCAGGAGTTCCGGAAGCTCTACCAGCCGATATTCTTCGGACTCGAAGCCCTGCAGGCCATTTACTACCGCAACGACCGCCTCAGGGAAAGCTTTGTGGCGATTTGCGCTGACGATGACGTGCAGCGGATCACCTTCGACTCTTATCTTTACAAGAAAATGGTGCCGGCACCATGGTCGGTTCAGATGAAGATCTTCTCGAAGAATATCTACCACCTCCTGAAAGGACGCTGA
- a CDS encoding glycine--tRNA ligase, which yields MTTPDTTRVQGTSLSPDKVMHKLVSLAKRRGFIFPSSEIYGGLSSCFDYGPLGSEMKRNIKELWWNAMTRRHQNIVGIDASIMMNPTVWEASGHVASFNDPMIDDRTTKRRYRADHLIENHIEKLRRDGKDADALRVQMTYEACGASEEPNRALYELIIDEGIKAPDTGSGDWTEVRQFNLMFQCNMGAVADSSGVVYLRPETAQGIFVNFHNVRESSRMKVPFGIAQIGKAFRNEIVKGNFIFRMVEFEQMEMQYFVKPGTQAEAFEAWREERYQWYTRQLGIRPEKLHWYKHDKLAHYADLAYDIKFEFPFGIEEIEGIHSRTDFDLSRHQEYSGKNMEYVDQVTNERFIPYVVETSAGCDRLFLAILSDAYSEDVVDGEERVVLKLAPKVAPVKAAVLPLMKKGGMGEAAMKLRDELAESFPVQYDDAASIGKRYRRQDEIGTPFCITVDHQSIEDGTVTVRFRDTAQQERIDMSQTAAFITAKMA from the coding sequence ATGACCACACCTGATACCACCCGTGTGCAGGGCACCAGCCTGTCGCCGGACAAAGTGATGCATAAACTGGTTTCCCTCGCCAAACGCAGGGGGTTCATCTTCCCCTCTTCGGAAATCTACGGCGGTCTCTCCTCCTGCTTCGACTACGGCCCCCTCGGCAGCGAGATGAAACGCAACATCAAGGAGCTCTGGTGGAACGCCATGACGCGCCGACACCAGAACATCGTGGGCATCGACGCCTCGATCATGATGAACCCGACAGTCTGGGAAGCTTCCGGCCATGTAGCCAGCTTCAACGATCCGATGATCGACGACCGCACGACGAAGCGGCGCTACCGGGCCGACCACCTGATAGAGAACCACATTGAAAAGCTCCGCCGTGATGGGAAGGATGCTGATGCCCTGCGGGTACAGATGACCTACGAAGCTTGCGGAGCAAGTGAAGAACCGAACCGCGCGCTCTACGAGCTGATCATCGACGAGGGCATCAAGGCCCCCGACACCGGCTCGGGCGACTGGACCGAGGTGCGCCAGTTCAACCTCATGTTCCAGTGCAATATGGGCGCAGTGGCCGACAGCTCCGGCGTGGTATATCTCCGTCCGGAAACCGCCCAGGGCATCTTTGTGAACTTCCACAACGTGCGCGAGTCTTCCCGAATGAAAGTCCCCTTCGGCATCGCCCAGATCGGCAAGGCATTCCGCAACGAGATCGTCAAGGGCAACTTCATCTTCCGCATGGTCGAGTTCGAACAGATGGAAATGCAGTACTTCGTCAAGCCCGGCACTCAGGCAGAGGCATTTGAAGCGTGGAGAGAAGAACGATACCAGTGGTACACCCGCCAGCTCGGCATCCGGCCTGAAAAGCTGCACTGGTACAAACACGACAAACTCGCACACTACGCCGATCTTGCCTACGACATCAAGTTCGAGTTTCCCTTCGGCATTGAGGAGATCGAGGGGATCCACTCGCGGACCGATTTCGACCTCAGCCGCCACCAGGAGTACTCCGGAAAGAACATGGAGTATGTCGACCAGGTCACCAACGAGCGCTTTATCCCATACGTGGTGGAAACTTCCGCAGGATGCGACCGCCTGTTCCTGGCCATCCTCTCCGATGCCTATTCTGAAGACGTGGTAGACGGCGAAGAGCGCGTGGTGCTGAAACTGGCCCCGAAGGTCGCTCCGGTAAAAGCGGCAGTGCTGCCGCTGATGAAGAAAGGAGGCATGGGCGAAGCTGCCATGAAACTCCGCGATGAACTGGCTGAATCCTTCCCCGTGCAGTATGACGATGCGGCCTCCATCGGCAAACGCTACCGCCGTCAGGACGAGATCGGCACCCCGTTCTGCATCACGGTTGATCACCAGTCGATTGAGGACGGAACCGTGACGGTCCGCTTCCGCGACACTGCCCAGCAGGAACGCATCGACATGTCGCAGACAGCGGCGTTCATCACGGCGAAGATGGCTTGA
- a CDS encoding ATP-dependent Clp protease adaptor ClpS yields the protein MKPLRISRDMYTCIDPGTKHETLESPATPGTDTGDAYRVVLFNDEEHSFDEVIFQIILAVRCSRQKAQQLTMEVHNSGRAIVFSGLIERCIRVSAVLEEIALKTEIQSV from the coding sequence ATGAAACCACTCCGCATCTCCAGAGATATGTACACCTGCATCGATCCCGGAACGAAACACGAAACCCTTGAAAGCCCCGCAACTCCGGGCACCGACACCGGCGATGCATACAGGGTCGTGCTGTTCAACGATGAGGAGCACTCATTTGACGAAGTCATCTTCCAGATCATCCTTGCTGTGCGCTGCAGCCGCCAGAAAGCCCAGCAACTCACCATGGAGGTGCACAACAGTGGGCGCGCTATTGTGTTCAGCGGCCTCATCGAGCGATGCATCCGGGTCAGCGCGGTTCTTGAGGAGATAGCCCTGAAAACTGAAATCCAGTCGGTATGA
- a CDS encoding S66 peptidase family protein produces the protein MTQLLPHALAPGETIGLISPSSHSTRPERIEQAVSYLEKNGYRVKPSRHLNRISTDPEVADREKLYDLHAMFQDPAVRAVICLRGGAGASRLLGSIDYELIRKHPKIFIGYSDITALSLAILAKTGLVNFSGPMLATELHDPTPCTEEHFWGMLTSPLFALSIRNCPAHRISVLRPGTAEGPLIGGNLTMLSSMVGTPFLPSLDGALLFLEDVNEASYRIDRMLAQLLNAGQLEGCRAILFGQFSNGGVQQEEEDRLLRIFNYYADRCRNLGPVVTGLSYGHVADLMTLPVGAHCRVEVSGSGAFSLGATAPVITA, from the coding sequence ATGACGCAACTCCTGCCACATGCACTTGCACCGGGAGAGACCATCGGCCTCATCTCCCCCTCATCCCACTCCACCCGCCCGGAGAGGATCGAGCAGGCTGTATCCTATCTTGAAAAGAACGGCTACAGGGTCAAACCCTCCCGACATCTCAACCGCATCAGTACCGATCCCGAAGTCGCAGACCGCGAAAAGCTCTACGACCTGCACGCCATGTTCCAGGACCCGGCAGTACGTGCCGTCATCTGCCTGCGCGGCGGAGCAGGCGCGTCCCGCCTCCTCGGCTCCATCGACTACGAACTCATCAGGAAACACCCGAAGATCTTCATCGGCTATTCTGATATCACAGCCCTTTCGCTTGCCATTCTAGCCAAAACGGGGCTCGTCAACTTTTCAGGGCCGATGCTCGCAACAGAGCTGCACGACCCCACCCCCTGCACCGAAGAGCATTTCTGGGGCATGCTCACCTCTCCCCTTTTTGCGCTCTCCATCCGGAACTGCCCGGCTCACAGGATTTCAGTCCTTCGGCCCGGAACAGCGGAAGGCCCCCTCATCGGCGGCAACCTCACCATGCTCAGTTCGATGGTCGGAACGCCTTTTCTCCCTTCACTCGACGGCGCGCTGCTGTTCCTCGAAGATGTCAACGAAGCGTCCTACCGCATCGACAGGATGCTCGCTCAGCTCCTGAATGCCGGCCAGCTCGAGGGTTGCCGCGCCATACTCTTCGGCCAGTTCAGCAACGGAGGCGTGCAGCAGGAGGAAGAGGACCGGCTGCTTCGGATCTTCAACTACTATGCCGACCGATGCAGGAACCTCGGGCCTGTGGTGACAGGGCTCTCCTACGGTCATGTCGCAGACCTTATGACACTGCCCGTCGGGGCGCACTGTCGTGTGGAGGTAAGCGGGAGCGGAGCATTTTCACTAGGGGCAACGGCGCCAGTCATCACGGCCTGA
- the atpC gene encoding ATP synthase F1 subunit epsilon yields the protein MAKSDKGFDVDIVTPQKLHFSGEVVSVIAPGQDGLFQVMKNHAPLLSALKGGKVRLSLADKTEKTFTISDGFFEVSANKAILLTESVS from the coding sequence ATGGCAAAATCCGACAAAGGTTTTGATGTAGACATCGTCACTCCCCAGAAGCTTCACTTCTCCGGAGAGGTGGTGAGCGTCATCGCACCGGGACAGGACGGACTTTTCCAGGTCATGAAGAATCATGCCCCCCTCCTTTCCGCCCTCAAAGGCGGAAAGGTCAGGCTTTCACTCGCAGACAAAACCGAAAAGACCTTCACAATTTCTGACGGTTTTTTTGAAGTCAGCGCAAACAAGGCGATCCTTTTGACCGAAAGCGTTTCCTGA
- the atpD gene encoding F0F1 ATP synthase subunit beta, which translates to MQEGKISQIIGPVVDVDFPEGQLPSILDALTITRPDGSRLVLETQQHLGEERVRTVAMESTDGLIRGLSVANTGRPIQAPVGEGVLGRMLNVVGDPIDGRGPVNATKTYSIHRSAPKFEDLSTKAEMFETGIKVIDLLEPYSRGGKTGLFGGAGVGKTVLIMELINNIAKQQSGYSVFAGVGERTREGNDLWHEMMESGVIDKTALVFGQMNEPPGARARVALTGLSIAEYFRDEEHRDVLLFIDNIFRFTQAGSEVSALLGRMPSAVGYQPTLATEMGELQDRITSTKNGSVTSVQAIYVPADDLTDPAPATAFAHLDATTVLSRQIAELGIYPAVDPLDSTSRILDPNVIGDDHYDTAQSVKQILQRYKDLQDIIAILGMDELSDEDKLVVARARKVQRFLSQPFFVAEAFTGLAGKYVKLEDSIKGFKEIIAGKHDNLPEGAFYLVGTIEEAIEKAKTL; encoded by the coding sequence ATGCAAGAAGGTAAGATTTCCCAGATCATCGGCCCAGTTGTTGACGTCGATTTTCCTGAAGGTCAGCTCCCGTCGATCCTTGACGCGCTGACCATCACAAGACCCGACGGTTCCAGGCTTGTGCTCGAAACACAGCAGCACCTCGGCGAAGAACGCGTCCGCACGGTTGCAATGGAAAGCACTGACGGCCTCATCAGGGGACTCAGCGTAGCAAACACCGGCCGGCCGATTCAGGCGCCTGTCGGAGAAGGCGTGCTCGGCAGGATGCTCAACGTCGTCGGCGACCCGATTGACGGCCGCGGCCCGGTCAACGCAACGAAAACCTACTCGATCCACCGCTCGGCACCGAAGTTCGAAGACCTCTCGACGAAAGCCGAGATGTTCGAAACCGGCATCAAGGTCATTGACCTTCTCGAGCCATATTCACGCGGCGGTAAAACCGGCCTCTTCGGCGGTGCAGGTGTTGGAAAGACCGTGCTCATCATGGAGCTCATCAACAACATCGCAAAGCAGCAGTCCGGCTACAGCGTGTTCGCCGGCGTCGGCGAGCGTACCCGTGAAGGAAACGATCTCTGGCATGAAATGATGGAATCGGGCGTCATCGACAAGACCGCGCTCGTGTTCGGACAGATGAACGAGCCTCCCGGCGCACGCGCAAGGGTTGCACTCACCGGCCTCAGCATCGCAGAGTACTTCCGTGATGAAGAGCACCGCGACGTGCTGCTATTCATCGACAACATCTTCCGCTTCACCCAGGCGGGCTCCGAAGTATCCGCGCTTCTCGGCCGTATGCCGAGCGCCGTCGGCTACCAGCCTACTCTGGCAACCGAGATGGGCGAACTGCAGGACAGGATCACCTCCACCAAGAACGGTTCCGTCACCTCCGTACAGGCCATCTATGTGCCTGCCGATGACCTTACCGATCCGGCGCCGGCTACCGCCTTCGCCCACCTTGATGCAACAACTGTGCTTTCGCGCCAGATCGCCGAGCTCGGCATCTACCCGGCTGTCGATCCGCTCGACTCGACCTCGCGCATTCTTGATCCGAACGTCATCGGAGACGACCATTACGACACCGCGCAGTCCGTCAAGCAGATCCTGCAGCGCTACAAGGACCTTCAGGACATCATCGCAATCCTAGGCATGGACGAGCTCAGCGACGAGGACAAACTCGTTGTCGCACGGGCAAGAAAAGTGCAGCGCTTCCTCTCGCAGCCGTTCTTCGTCGCAGAAGCCTTCACCGGCCTTGCAGGCAAGTACGTAAAGCTCGAGGACTCCATCAAGGGCTTCAAGGAAATCATTGCCGGCAAGCACGACAATCTTCCCGAAGGCGCCTTCTACCTCGTCGGAACCATCGAAGAGGCCATCGAGAAAGCTAAAACCCTGTAA
- a CDS encoding TlpA family protein disulfide reductase — MKMIRRTVFLLTAALLLVVRPAATLSAEPSTAQGVKAPVFSGITLEGKRISSASLAGKPYIVNFFASWCPPCRHEIPDMVALQKVYGPKGFTFIGVAVSDSEPAIRAFVSKAGITYPVMMGDEKIVGAFSGQVRGGMRSIPTSFVINSSGRITEVITGARSRDEFEKKILQSFKK; from the coding sequence ATGAAGATGATTCGACGCACTGTTTTCCTGCTCACCGCTGCACTTTTGCTGGTCGTCCGACCCGCAGCAACACTTTCTGCCGAGCCTTCCACCGCTCAAGGCGTCAAGGCGCCCGTGTTTTCCGGCATCACCCTTGAGGGCAAGCGCATCAGTTCGGCATCTCTCGCCGGGAAGCCCTACATCGTCAACTTTTTTGCATCCTGGTGTCCGCCATGCCGGCATGAAATCCCCGACATGGTCGCACTCCAGAAGGTCTATGGTCCCAAAGGTTTCACCTTCATCGGTGTTGCGGTCAGCGACAGCGAACCGGCCATCCGGGCGTTTGTCTCTAAAGCAGGAATAACCTATCCCGTCATGATGGGTGACGAGAAGATAGTAGGAGCGTTCAGCGGCCAGGTACGCGGGGGAATGCGTTCCATTCCGACCTCCTTCGTCATCAACTCCTCGGGTCGCATCACGGAGGTCATCACAGGCGCCAGGAGCCGGGACGAGTTTGAGAAGAAGATTCTTCAGTCTTTCAAAAAGTGA